Proteins from one Dromiciops gliroides isolate mDroGli1 chromosome 6, mDroGli1.pri, whole genome shotgun sequence genomic window:
- the FTH1 gene encoding ferritin heavy chain, with product MTTSSPSQVRQNYHQDSEAAINRQINLELYASYVYLSMSYYFDRDDVALKNFAKYFLHQSHEEREHAEKLMKLQNQRGGRIFLQDIKKPDRDDWESGLNAMECALHLEKNVNQSLLELHKLATDKNDPHLCDFIETHYLDEQVKSIKQLGDHVTNLRKMGAPDSGMAEYLFDKHTLGDSDNES from the exons ATGACGACCTCGTCTCCCTCTCAGGTGCGACAGAACTACCACCAGGACTCTGAGGCCGCCATCAACCGGCAGATCAACCTGGAGCTTTACGCCTCCTACGTCTACCTGTCTATG TCTTACTACTTCGACCGAGATGACGTGGCCCTGAAGAACTTTGCCAAGTATTTCCTGCACCAGTCCCACGAGGAGCGGGAGCACGCTGAGAAGCTGATGAAGCTGCAGAACCAACGCGGTGGCCGCATCTTCCTGCAGGACATCAAG AAACCAGACCGCGATGACTGGGAGAGCGGACTGAACGCAATGGAGTGTGCTCTGCacttggaaaaaaatgtcaatcaGTCTTTACTGGAATTGCACAAGCTGGCAACTGACAAAAATGACCCCCAT TTATGTGATTTCATCGAAACCCACTACCTGGACGAACAGGTAAAGTCCATCAAACAACTGGGTGATCACGTAACCAACCTGCGCAAAATGGGGGCCCCCGATTCTGGCATGGCGGAATATCTTTTTGACAAGCACACCCTTGGAGACAGTGACAACGAGAGCTAA
- the BEST1 gene encoding bestrophin-1, with protein MTVTYTNRVANVHLGTFSRLLLQWRGSIYKLLYCEFSIFILCYFTISMIYRLILSESQRLLFEKLALYCDKYAQLIPVSFVLGFYVTLVVSRWWSQYQSIPWPDRLMNLVSANVEGDDEQGRLLRRTLMRYAHLCTVLILRSVSTAVYKRFPSTQHLVQAGLMTPEEHKRFESLNSPHNKFWVPCVWFANLAAKARREGQIRDSVVLQGILNELNTLRSQCGALYGYDWISVPLVYTQVVTVAVYSFFLACLVGRQFLDPAKSYPGHELDLFVPVFTLLQFFFYAGWLKVAEQLINPFGEDDDDFETNWLIDRNLQVALLAVDEMHQDLPVLEKDMYWNNPDPHPPYTAATAESKRASFLGSTFNIK; from the exons ATGACCGTCACCTACACCAACCGGGTAGCAAATGTCCACCTGGGCACTTTCTCCAGGCTCCTGCTGCAATGGCGAGGGAGCATCTACAAACTCCTCTACTGTGAATTCTCCATCTTCATCCTCTGCTACTTCACCATTAGCATGATTTACAG aCTGATCCTTAGTGAGAGCCAGAGGCTGCTCTTTGAGAAGCTAGCCTTGTACTGTGACAAATACGCTCAGCTCATCCCTGTGTCCTTTGTGCTGG GTTTCTACGTGACCCTGGTTGTATCTCGCTGGTGGAGCCAGTACCAGAGCATCCCCTGGCCCGACCGACTCATGAACCTGGTCTCGGCCAATGTAGAAGGTGACGATGAGCAAGGCCGGCTGCTTCGACGCACCCTGATGCGCTACGCCCACCTGTGCACTGTCCTCATCCTCCGCTCGGTCAGCACCGCTGTCTACAAGCGCTTCCCTAGCACCCAGCACTTGGTGCAGGCTG GCCTCATGACCCCTGAGGAGCACAAACGATTTGAGAGTCTCAACTCTCCCCACAACAAATTCTGGGTTCCGTGTGTGTGGTTTGCCAACCTGGCCGCCAAAGCCCGAAGAGAGGGCCAGATCAGAGACAGCGTTGTTCTCCAGGGTATCCTGAAT GAACTGAACACCTTACGCTCTCAGTGTGGTGCCCTGTATGGCTATGACTGGATCAGTGTACCTCTGGTCTACACACAG GTGGTCACCGTCGCTGTCTATAGCTTCTTTCTGGCCTGTCTGGTCGGGCGGCAGTTTCTGGATCCAGCCAAGTCCTACCCAGGCCATGAGCTAGATCTTTTTGTGCCTGTCTTCACCCTCCTTCAGTTCTTCTTCTACGCTGGCTGGTTGAAG GTGGCTGAGCAGCTCATTAACCCCTTTGGAGAGGATGATGATGACTTTGAGACCAACTGGCTGATTGACCGGAATTTACAG gTAGCTCTTCTGGCTGTGGATGAGATGCACCAAGACCTGCCTGTCCTGGAAAAAGACATGTACTGGAACAACCCAGACCCCCACCCGCCCTACACGGCTGCCACTGCCGAGTCCAAGCGGGCCTCCTTCCTGGGCTCCACCTTCAACATCAAGTGA